One part of the Vicugna pacos chromosome 20, VicPac4, whole genome shotgun sequence genome encodes these proteins:
- the SERPINB1 gene encoding leukocyte elastase inhibitor produces the protein MEQLSAANTRFALDLFRTVNESNPAGNIFFSPFSISSALAMIFLGTRGNTSEQMSKALYFKEVEEIHSRFQSLNADINKCGAAYTLKVANRLFGEKTYDFLPEFLASTQKMYGAELASVDFQQASEDARKAINEWVKGQTEGKIPELLASGVVDSMTKLVLVNAIYFKGNWQEKFATEATHDATFRLNKKDTKTVRMMYQKKKLPLGYIKDLKCRVLELPYQGGDLSMVILLPDDIEDESTGLRKIEQQLTLEKLRKWTKADRLEHLEVSVHLPRFRLEESYDLTAPLARLGVQDLFCSKADLSGMSGTRDLFVSKVVHKSFVEVNEEGTEAAAATAGVVAYAMLMPEENFIADHPFIFFIRHNPSGNILFLGRLASP, from the exons ATGGAGCAGCTGAGCGCGGCAAACACCCGCTTCGCCTTGGACCTGTTCCGCACTGTGAATGAGAGCAATCCTGCGGGGAACATCTTCTTCTCCCCCTTCAGCATTTCGTCAGCGCTGGCCATGATCTTTCTGGGGACTAGAGGCAATACCTCGGAGCAGATGTCCAAG GCTCTCTATTTCAAGGAGGTTGAGGAGATTCACTCAAGATTTCAGAGTCTGAATGCTGATATCAACAAATGTGGGGCTGCTTACACCCTGAAAGTCGCTAACAGGCTCTTCGGAGAGAAAACCTACGACTTCCTCCCC gaGTTCTTAGCTTCAACTCAGAAAATGTACGGCGCTGAGCTGGCCAGCGTGGATTTTCAGCAGGCCTCCGAAGACGCGAGGAAGGCCATAAATGAGTGGGTCAAAGGGCAGACAGAGG GGAAGATTCCAGAGCTGCTGGCTTCAGGTGTGGTGGACAGCATGACTAAGCTTGTGCTGGTGAACGCCATCTATTTCAAAGGAAACTGGCAGGAGAAATTCGCGACGGAGGCCACGCACGACGCCACGTTCCGGCTGAACAAG AAAGACACCAAGACAGTGAGGATGATGTACCAGAAGAAGAAGCTTCCCTTGGGCTACATCAAGGACCTGAAGTGCCGGGTGCTGGAGCTGCCGTACCAGGGCGGGGACCTCAGCATGGTCATCCTGCTGCCCGACGACATCGAGGACGAGTCCACGGGGCTGCGGAAG ATTGAGCAACAGCTGACTTTGGAAAAGCTGCGTAAGTGGACGAAAGCTGACCGTCTGGAGCACCTTGAGGTCAGCGTCCACCTGCCCCGGTTCAGGCTGGAGGAGAGCTATGACCTGACCGCCCCGCTGGCCCGCCTGGGTGTGCAGGATCTCTTCTGTAGCAAGGCTGATCTGTCCGGCATGTCGGGAACCAGAGATCTCTTTGTATCAAAAGTTGTCCACAAGTCCTTCGTGGAAGTAAATGAGGAGGGCACAGAGGCGGCAGCCGCCACCGCGGGCGTCGTCGCCTACGCCATGCTGATGCCGGAGGAGAACTTCATCGCCGAccatcctttcattttcttcattcggCACAACCCCTCCGGTAACATCCTGTTCCTGGGCAGACTTGCTTCCCCATAG